In Rutidosis leptorrhynchoides isolate AG116_Rl617_1_P2 chromosome 2, CSIRO_AGI_Rlap_v1, whole genome shotgun sequence, one genomic interval encodes:
- the LOC139890660 gene encoding uncharacterized protein translates to MSFLNLHQPENDLTINILRVPTSSSSSLLSSLNNVEQRVFSCSYCRRKFYSPQAFGGHQNAHKLERTLAKKSRELSSAARHQEPAERTHTTSRFDSNGSTHVEQLDPTVVTGFQQQEKVGWTEEMGGNLDYGCEGDNVENDFNCLDLSLKL, encoded by the coding sequence ATGAGTTTCCTCAATTTACACCAACCCGAAAACGATCTCACTATAAACATCTTACGTGTTCCAACCTCATCTTCATCTTCCTTGTTGTCGTCTTTAAACAACGTAGAGCAACGTGTTTTCTCATGTAGTTATTGCAGAAGAAAGTTCTACAGCCCACAAGCATTTGGAGGCCACCAAAATGCTCACAAGCTTGAAAGGACGTTAGCCAAGAAAAGCCGCGAGTTGAGCTCTGCGGCTAGACATCAAGAACCAGCTGAGCGGACTCACACGACATCTAGGTTCGACTCAAATGGTTCAACACATGTTGAACAGTTGGACCCAACTGTTGTAACAGGGTTCCAACAGCAAGAAAAGGTCGGTTGGACCGAAGAAATGGGGGGAAATCTGGATTATGGTTGTGAAGGTGATAATGTTGAAAATGATTTTAACTGTCTTGACTTGTCTCTTAAACTTTAA